CACCGATATTAATAAAATAAGTATCATTTGCTTTTCCAATATCCATCGCAATACTTTGACCGGCTGCAATAATCTTCGTTGCTTTTATCACATCTCTTGGAACATGGATGGCTCTCGCAAAATCATTGGTTGTCCCAGTTGGAATGATTCCTACTTTTGGTCGATAATCTTGTTCCGCAATCCCATTGATTACTTCATTTATCGTTCCATCTCCACCAGCTGCAACCACTAAATCGTATCTAGCTTTTATCGCTTGTTCTGCTGCATGTTTGGCATCATCTGGCTCCGCTGTTGTTGCGTGAGCGGATGTAATATATCCAGCTTCCTCTAATATCGAAAGGACATCTGCAAGATTTTTCTTAATGATTTCTCTTCCAGACGTAGGATTATAAATGACTCGAGCATGTTTTTGCATTTTGTTCGTCCTCTCCCTTGCTCAATCAGCGTTGTTCAAATGAAAAGCGCATTTTGACACATGATAGTAACATTATAGCAAATTTCACTTTAAATGCCTAATAGATAAAGCAGTGAAGAATAGTTCTTCACTGCTTTATTTTAGCGTTTATTCATTTCTTCTAATAATAATTTATTAACCATTGGTGGATTCGCTTGACCTTTTGTTGCTTTCATTACTTGACCAACTAAGAAACCAACTGCACGATCTTTCCCGTTTTTATAGTCGGTAATTGATTGTTCATTGTTGTCTAAAATTTCTCCGATGATTGTTCGTAATGCGCCCTCATCCGAAATTTGAACTAACCCTTTATCTTTAACTACTTGTTCCGCATTGCCGCCATTTAAAGCTAACTCACGGAAAACTTTTTTAGCAATTTTAGAGGAAATTGTTCCAGCTTCAATTAGTTTAATCATACCAGCTAAGTTTTCAGGTGTTAACCCGGTGTCATGCAATTCTTTTTGTTCTGCATTTAAATAAGCAGAAACTTCACCCATCAACCAGTTAGAAGCTTGTTTAGCATCTGCTCCAGCTTCAATTGTTGCTTCAAAGAAATCTGACATTTCTTTTGTTAATGTAAGTACCATCGCATCATATGCTGGTAGGCCAAGGTCATTAATGTATCGAATTTGACGTTTATCTGGAAGTTCTGGGATTTCGGCGCGGATACGTTCCTTCCAAGCATCATCAATAAATAAATCTACTAAATCTGGTTCTGGGAAGTAACGATAATCGTCTGAGCCTTCTTTAATACGCATCAAGGAAGTTTTTCCAGTTGCTTCTTCAAAACGGCGAGTTTCTTGTTCGATAATTCCACCAGAAAGAAGTACTTCTGCTTGGCGTTTTTCTTCGTATTCAATCCCTTTACGGACATTGTTAAATGAGTTTAAGTTTTTCAGCTCTGTTTTTACCCCAAATTCTTCTTGGCCAATTGGACGGATAGAAATATTGGCATCACAACGCATGGAGCCTTCTTCCATTTTCACATCAGATACGCCGGTATATTGAATAATCGATTTTAATTTTTCAAGATATGCATATGCCTCTTCCGCAGAACGAATATCTGGTTCAGAAACGATTTCGATTAGTGGTGTTCCTTGACGGTTAATATCCACTAATGAATAACCATGAGAAGTATGGGTATTTTTACCAGCATCTTCTTCTAAATGAAGACGAGTAATCCCGATTTTTTTCTTTTTACCACCTACTTCGATTTCAATCCAGCCATGTTCGCCGATTGGTTTATCGAATTGAGAAATTTGGTATGCTTTGGGATTATCTGGGTAAAAATAGTTTTTGCGGTCGAATTTTGTATGTTCAGCAATTTCACAATTAATCGCCATTG
The nucleotide sequence above comes from Listeria ivanovii subsp. londoniensis. Encoded proteins:
- the gatB gene encoding Asp-tRNA(Asn)/Glu-tRNA(Gln) amidotransferase subunit GatB, producing MNFETVIGLEVHVELKTNSKIFSSAPAHFGAEPNTNTTVVDLGMPGVLPVLNKRAVEFGMKAAMAINCEIAEHTKFDRKNYFYPDNPKAYQISQFDKPIGEHGWIEIEVGGKKKKIGITRLHLEEDAGKNTHTSHGYSLVDINRQGTPLIEIVSEPDIRSAEEAYAYLEKLKSIIQYTGVSDVKMEEGSMRCDANISIRPIGQEEFGVKTELKNLNSFNNVRKGIEYEEKRQAEVLLSGGIIEQETRRFEEATGKTSLMRIKEGSDDYRYFPEPDLVDLFIDDAWKERIRAEIPELPDKRQIRYINDLGLPAYDAMVLTLTKEMSDFFEATIEAGADAKQASNWLMGEVSAYLNAEQKELHDTGLTPENLAGMIKLIEAGTISSKIAKKVFRELALNGGNAEQVVKDKGLVQISDEGALRTIIGEILDNNEQSITDYKNGKDRAVGFLVGQVMKATKGQANPPMVNKLLLEEMNKR